The proteins below come from a single Leptidea sinapis chromosome Z, ilLepSina1.1, whole genome shotgun sequence genomic window:
- the LOC126979130 gene encoding prostaglandin reductase 1-like, protein MVKARKYVVKTHFVGIPKRDDFELVEYELPPIKDGEFLVKAEWISVDPYMRAYNAFTPVPYDQFGFQIGLVQESKNSKYPVGSRVVSHKGWCDYAILSNSQEATEITYKMPDLKGLPMELAIGTVGMTGATAYFGFLEICKPKAGETVVVTGAAGAVGSIVGQIAKIKGCRVIGFAGSDAKVDWLEKELGFDKAINYKTENIDEALKAAAPKGVDCYFDNVGGGISTTIMSQMNKFGRISVCGSISAYNDDPKSMPKAVVVQPSMVFKELKMEGFLVSRWAKPENRWPEAFAEIAKWIMTGQLKTKSHITEGFDKIYDAFIGMLAGDNTGKAVVKI, encoded by the coding sequence ATGGTCAAAGCAAGAAAATACGTGGTGAAGACGCATTTTGTGGGAATTCCTAAACGTGACGATTTTGAGTTGGTAGAATATGAATTGCCCCCAATCAAAGATGGAGAGTTTCTGGTTAAGGCAGAATGGATCAGTGTAGATCCTTACATGCGTGCTTACAACGCTTTCACTCCCGTACCGTATGACCAATTTGGTTTCCAGATCGGTTTAGTTCAGGAATCTAAGAATTCTAAATACCCAGTGGGAAGTAGAGTCGTTTCACATAAAGGTTGGTGTGATTACGCTATCCTATCTAACTCCCAAGAAGCAACGGAAATCACCTATAAAATGCCTGACCTAAAGGGTCTACCTATGGAACTTGCAATTGGTACTGTGGGTATGACTGGCGCTACAGCTTATTTCGGTTTTCTGGAGATTTGTAAACCAAAAGCTGGAGAGACAGTTGTGGTGACAGGAGCTGCAGGTGCTGTGGGTTCTATCGTCGGTCAAATAGCGAAAATAAAAGGATGCAGGGTTATCGGATTCGCCGGATCAGACGCTAAGGTTGATTGGTTGGAAAAGGAACTTGGATTTGATAAAGCGATTAAttataaaacagaaaatattGACGAAGCTTTAAAGGCAGCCGCTCCTAAGGGCGTCGATTGCTACTTTGATAACGTTGGTGGAGGAATCAGTACTACTATTATGAGTCAAATGAACAAATTTGGTAGAATTTCAGTATGTGGAAGTATAAGCGCATACAACGATGATCCTAAAAGTATGCCGAAAGCTGTAGTGGTTCAGCCATCTATGGTATTTAAGGAATTGAAAATGGAGGGATTTTTGGTGTCTAGATGGGCTAAACCAGAAAATAGATGGCCAGAGGCGTTTGCTGAAATAGCAAAATGGATTATGACTGGCCAGTTAAAGACTAAAAGTCATATAACAGAGGGTTTTGATAAAATCTATGATGCGTTTATTGGTATGCTTGCTGGAGACAATACCGGTAAAGCGGtagttaaaatataa
- the LOC126979005 gene encoding prostaglandin reductase 1-like: MVKAKKYVVSNTFQGPPKRDDFKIVEYDLPPLKDGEILLKTEWLSVDPYLRAYNSFLQPPYDQFGFQVGVVQETKDPKFPVGTRVVTHKGWCDHVIVKDVIEKTSEPPIEWIYKLPDLQGLSASLALGAVGMPGATAYLAFLEICKPKSGETVAVSGAAGAVGSLVGQIAKIKGCKVIGFAGTDEKVKWLKELGFDEAFNYKTVNIQTALKEVAPNGVDCYFDNVGGEISSSVMYNMSKGGRVCVVGSISSYNDDPTQLPKVTIVQPGILFKQLKVEGFIIWEHKDRWQEAFAVLVKWIKNGHLKAPEHVTTGFGNIYDAFIGMLNGENFGKAVVKV; the protein is encoded by the coding sequence ATGGTCAAGGCTAAAAAGTACGTCGTCAGTAACACATTTCAAGGACCACCAAAACGGGATGACTTCAAAATTGTGGAATACGATCTTCCACCTTTAAAAGATGGAGAAATTCTGCTTAAAACCGAATGGTTGAGTGTCGACCCTTACCTGCGCGCCTACAACAGTTTTCTCCAACCACCATACGATCAATTCGGGTTTCAAGTAGGCGTCGTTCAAGAAACTAAAGATCCCAAGTTTCCAGTTGGTACTCGAGTGGTTACCCACAAAGGTTGGTGTGATCATGTTATTGTTAAGGATGTAATAGAAAAGACATCCGAACCACCCATTGAATGGATTTATAAACTGCCTGATCTTCAAGGACTCTCGGCGTCACTGGCCCTGGGTGCTGTAGGAATGCCAGGAGCAACCGCATACTTAGCGTTCCTTGAAATATGTAAACCTAAATCTGGTGAAACAGTTGCAGTATCGGGAGCAGCCGGGGCTGTAGGCAGTCTCGTTGGACAAATAGCGAAGATCAAGGGCTGCAAAGTAATCGGATTTGCTGGAACAGATGAAAAAGTGAAATGGCTTAAAGAACTCGGGTTCGATGAAGCTTTTAATTACAAAACTGTTAATATTCAAACAGCGTTAAAAGAAGTTGCTCCAAATGGAGTCGATTGCTACTTTGATAACGTTGGCGGTGAAATAAGTAGCTCTGTCATGTATAATATGAGTAAAGGAGGTCGTGTTTGTGTTGTTGGAAGCATCAGTTCTTACAATGATGACCCAACACAACTTCCTAAAGTAACAATAGTTCAACCAggaattttattcaaacaactGAAGGTAGAGGGCTTTATAATATGGGAACATAAAGATCGTTGGCAAGAAGCGTTTGCTGTTTTAGTAAAGTGGATTAAGAACGGTCATCTTAAGGCCCCAGAACACGTGACAACAGGTTTTGGGAATATCTACGATGCGTTCATTGGAATGTTAAATGGTGAGAATTTCGGTAAAGCCGTTGTGAAAGTTTAA